The Breoghania sp. L-A4 sequence TGGCGCGCGCGCCGCCGGCTGGGCGGTGCTGTTCTTCAACGCCACGTTCCTGATCGGCATCGGCAGCCTGATCACCACACCGGATGCGCCCTCGGTGCTGTTCTGGGGGCTGACCCTCTGGGCGCTGGCCGAGTTTCTGCATTCGGACAACGCCAACTGGTGGCTGGCGGTCGGATTCTTCGCGGGCCTCGGCCTTATTTCGAAATATTCGGTGCTGTTCCTGGGCGTCGGTATCGTGCTGTGGCTCGTCTGGGTTCCGCAGGCGCGCCGGTCCTTCGCCACCTGGCAGCTCTGGGCGGGCGGGCTGGTCGCGGTGCTCATCTGCCTGCCGGTGGTGTGGTGGAACGCGGCCTACGAATGGGCCTCCTTCGTCAAGCAGTTCGGCCGCGCCGTGCCGCACGGCTGGACCTTCAAATACATCTTCGAATTCATCGGCGCGGAAATAGGCCTGCTCAATCCGCTGGTCGCAATCCCCGCGCTGGTCGGCTTCGGCTGCGCCGCCAAGCGCACGGCGCTCAGGCGCGAGCCGGTCGCCTCCCTGCTGCTGCTGACCACGGCGCCTTTTCTCGCCTATCTCGTCGTGCACGCTTTCCACGCCCGGGTTCAGGCCAACTGGCCGGCGCCGCTGCTGCCCGCCGCCGTTCTGGTGGCCGCCGGCATGGCTGCGGGCGTCGATGCGCCCCGCAGCGTCATCGGCAGGATCATCCGCATCTGCCGCAATGCCGCCGTGCCCGTCGGCGTCGGGTTGTCGCTCGTCTTCTACGTGCACGCCGTCTGGCCGCTGAGCGGCGCGGCCGCGCGCAAGGACCCGAGTTTCCAGATCCGCGGCTGGGAGGACATCGCCTCCCAACTCGTGACGCTCGGCACGGAAAACAACGCGTCCTGGGTCGCGACCACGTCCTACGGCATGACGGGGCAACTGGCCTTCGCCCTGCGGCACAACAACCTGCCGGTGGTCTCGCTGACCGAGCGCATCCGCTACGTGATGGCGCCGGAACCCGATCCCGCGTTGCTGCGCAAGCCCGCGCTCTATGTGTCGGTCGCGCGGCGCGATGCCTCCCTAACCCTCCGTGATCGGTTCGCCGATGTGACGCCGCTCACCGTGCTGGTGCGGCGCGTGCGGGGCGTGGCGCTTGAGGAAATCCGCGTCTATCGCGTTGAGGGTGCTGCGGCATCGCCGCTCGATCCGCTCTTTCCTGTGTTTGCGAATTGACGTATCGAGGAAGGCGCCGCGCGCGTGTGATCCGCGGCGCGTCCGGGGCGGGGAGACTGACGGCATGACCATGAAGCGCATCGTGTTGACGGCGAGCGACTATGGTCTGGCCTTCGGTGTCGATCGCTCGATCCGCGCGCTGGTGTCCGCCCACCGGATGTCGGCAGTGGGGTGCCTGGTTGTTTCCGATTTGTGGTCGCGCGAGTTTCTGCCCTTGCGCGAATGCGTGGAACAGGCCGGCGGGCGCACGGCGGTTGGAGTGACCCTGGTGCTCAGCGGCGCCTTCGAGCCGCTCTCGGCCAACGCCCGGAAGATCTTCGCGAGCCGCTTCCCGTCGCCGGGCTATTATTCGCGGCGCGGCCGTTTCGGCCTGCTTCCGGACGAAATCCTGGGGCAGGAAATCCGCGCGCAATTCGACCGTTTCACTGAACTTTATGGCGAGCAACCGGAATTCGTCACATTGCACGACGCGCTTGACCGCAGGGCGGGTGTGGCGCGTCTGGTGGTCGACGCGCTGGAGGACCCGATATCGCAGGGATTGGCGGTGATGTTCCATCAGCCCCGGCGCTGGGGATGCCGCAGGCAGGCGCGGCGCATCGCCAAGCTTGGTGGCGCCAGCAATCCCGGCAGCGCCGAAATGCCGGCGAGCCTGGATGAGGACGCGCTGCAGAAATTCTACTGGTCGACGCTCGACGGCGAGCCCGACAACACGTGTGTCTGGTGCCGCCCGGGCAACGGCGACGACCGCTTGCGCCGGATCGAGTCCGTCGAGGCCGTCGAGCTGCGCGAGGCACAGCTCGCCTATCTCAAGGGGCACCGGTTCCTGCTCGCCCTGACCGAGAAGGAACGGTTTCTTTTCTAGGGTCTAGGCTTCGGGCTTTGCGATCCAGACGGCAAGCCTGTCGATTTCCTCCTGCCGCAATTCATGGCCGCCGCGATGGACAAGTTGCTCCACCGTACTGCCTTGCGATTGTAGCCAGTCGATCAGCCCGTCCGTCAGCGCGGGCGGACAGATCGGGTCGTGGGCGCCGGCGGTGATCAGCACCTGTGATTCCGCAAGCGCGGCGTTTGGCGCCGGTGTGAACGGAATCAGCGGGTGCATGAGCGCATACGCGCCAAGCCGCGCCGGGTTCGTGAACAGCAGGTTCGCCAGAATGTTGGCCCCATTGGAGTAACCGATGCCGATGGCCTTGGCCGGATCCCGGCCGTGCTTCGCCAGGACGGCCTCCAGGAAGGCATCAAGCTCGTGCGTCCGCCTTGCCAGATCGTCCATGTCATAGACGCCCTCGCCCGTGCGGCGGAAGAAGCGCGCCATGCCGTTCTCATCGACATTGCCGGCGAGCGACAGCACGGCGGCCTCCGGCGCGATCATGGCGCCAAGGCGCGCGAAATCCTCCGCCGTCCCGCCGGTGCCATGCAGCATGATCAGCGTGCGCGGATCGTCGCCCTGAAGGTTCAGGGCGACGTGTTGATAGCGGTCGAGGGTCATGATTGGTCTCACACGGTCAGCGGCGGCAGGTTGCGTTCGAGCCTTGCGCGCAAGGGCTCGTGCTGGGAGGGCAGCCGCAGCGACTGACCGAGGTTTTCCAGCGGCTCGTCGACGGTGAAGCCCGGCTCTTCGGTGGCGATCTCGAACAGCACGCCGCCCGGCGTGCGGAAATAGATCGCCATGAAGTAGTCGCGGTCGATCTGCGGCGTCACGCCGATTCCGGCTGCCGCGAGCTTCTCGCGGATCGCGCTCTGGTCGGCGATGGTCGGCACGCTGAAGGCCACATGATGCACCCGGCCCGCGCCCTGGCGGGCGGGCGAGAGATTGGGCGCCGCGATGATATCGACGATGCCGGCGGCACTGTCGCCGTTGCTGCGCAGCCGCGTTAGGGCGCCGTCGCGGTGGGTCTCGCGATAGTTCATCAGGTCGGTCAGGATCGTCGCCGTGGGCTCCGTCTCATGGAGAACCAGCGTGACGCCGAAAAAGCCGCGAATAGCCGCGTCTTCGCCGATGCCTTCCGCCAGCCACGGCGCGCGATCGTCATCCGTTCGCTCAACCAGGGCGAGCCGGGTGCCGTCGGGATCGTCGAACACAATCCGGTCGTCACCCAGGACCGTCTCGCGCAGGTCCGGCTTCGTGCCGTGTGCTTCGAGCCGTCGCGCCCAGAAGTCCAGCGATCCCTTGGGCACGGAGAACTGGGTGATGCCCACCTCGCCGGTGCCCGCGCGGCCGCGCGGCAGATCCATCCACGGAAAGAAGGTCATCACCGATCCGGCGCGGCCCTGCTCGTCGCCGTAGTAGAGATGGTACGTGTCGGGATCATCGAAATTCACAGTCTTCTTGACGAAACGCAGGCCGAGCACCTTGGCGTAAAAGTCAAGATTGCCCTGCGGCGACGAGGCGATGGCGGTGACGTGATGCAAGCCGTTGACGGGATGGGTCATGGAGATCTCTCCTTCGATTGGACTGTTGCCATCAACATAGGTCCCGCGCGATCCGGCGAAAGGCATGCAAGCCGGGACGGATCGTCTGTCAAACGTGAACAATGCACCGAAAGTGCCGTGCACGAGGGAACTGTTCCATGATCCGTTGCGGATTGTCAGGCGGCGGCGACCGGCCGTAAGGTGGGATCCCTGCGGGCGATGGACAGAGCGGTCGCATCTCTCCCGGAAGCGGAACAGACGAGGAGCGCGCATCGCCGCCGCGTTCCCAGTGCGAAGGGCATGGCATGAGCATTGAATTTCTTCTCACATCGATCGTCGTGGTGCTGCTGCCCGGGACCGGTGTGCTCTACACACTCTCGGTGGGGCTTGGCCAAGGCGGGCGTGCGAGCGTCATCGCCGCGTTCGGCTGTACGCTGGGCATCGTGCCGACGGTGCTCGCCAGTATTCTCGGGCTCGCCGCCTTGCTGCACACAAGCGCCATCGCCTTCCAGGTGATCAAGTATCTCGGCGTGGCCTATCTGTTCTACATGGCCTGGAGCATGCTGCGTGAAGGCGGCGCACTGGCGGTCTCGGGCGACGCGCGCAAGATCGCGCCCGGCCGGATCATTCTGGACGCGGTGTTGCTGAACGCCCTGAACCCCAAGCTGTCGCTGTTCTTCCTCGCTTTCCTGCCGCAGTTCATTCCCGCGGGCGCTTCCAATCCGATGGGGCTGCTGCTCTTGCTCGCGGCAACGTTCATGGCGCTGACCTTCGTGGTTTTCGTGGGCTATGGCCTATGTGCCTCACTGGCGCGCCGCTATGTCGTCTCGCGGCCGTCCGTGATGGTGTGGCTGCGGCGGTCGTTTGCGGCCACGTTCGGTCTGCTCGGCATCCGTTTGGCGTTTGCCGGACGGTGACCGGGAGGTCTGCAACCGGTCCACACACATCGCTGCACCCGATGGTGGCCATTCTCACTTCTCACAGGGCGCGCAATGCGGCACAGTTGCGGGCGCCGGAGTTTTTCCGGCAGCCACGAGCGCTGGAGACACCCGCCGCATGGACGAAGTCGCGGAATTCCTGGAGAAGAGTTTCTCGCTGCAGGGACTGGACCCGGGCCTGGCGCAAAAACTGTTCGCCCTGGCGCATACAATGCCGATCAAGGCCGGCACCACGCTGTTCGAGACCGGCGATCCCGGCAACGGCTGTTACCTGGTGCTTGAAGGCTCGCTGAAGGTGTCGATGCTGTCGGTGGAAGGCGACGAGCAACTGCTGGCCGTTCTGGGCCCGGGGCATATCGTGGGTGAATTGGCATTGCTGGACGGCCGCCCGCGGTCGGCCACCGTGAGCGCCTTGAAGACGTCAAAGCTTTCCTTCGTCGACCGCAGCGCGTTCGAGCGTTTCGCCGATGCCAATCCGGCGGTCTACAGGCACATGCTGAAGATCGTCGGCGGGCGGTTGCGCCAGGCCAACGACGTGCTCGCGGCGCGCTCCTTCCTGCCATTGCCCGGTCGTGTCGCGCAGACGCTGTTGCAGCTTGCCGAGATTTTCGGCAAGCCGCTGGACGGCGGCCGGCTGCTGATCAACTACAAGCTCTCGCAGGGTGACATCGCCAACATGGCGGGGGCCGCGCGCGAGAACGTCAGCCGCGTGCTGAACGACTGGAAGCGCGCGGGTACGATCAGCCGCATTTCCGGCTACTACTGCATCGAGGACCGCGGCAAGCTGGAGCGGGCCTCCGCCGTGTGAGGCGGCGGCCTTTTCCGGTCAGGCCGTCGAATCCGGCTTCTCGGCGTTTTGCTGCACCAGTTGCATATGCGGGTAGGGGATCGAGATTCCGGCCGTATCGAGGGCTTCCTTGAGCCGCTTGATGAGATCGAATTTCAGCGCCCAGTAGTCGGGGGCCGCGCACCACACCCGCAGCGTCACGTCGACCGCGCTGTCGCCCAGATTGGTGATCGCGACAAAGGGCTCCGGCATGGCGTGGATGCGCGCGTCGGCGCCGATCGTCTGGCGGAACGTGGCGATGGCGGCATCCATGTCGTCCTCGTAGCTGATGCCGATGGTGATATCCACGCGCCGTGTCGGATGAGCCGAATAGTTGCGCACGGATGCGCCCCAGGCCTCGCTGTTTGGCACGATGATCTGCACGTTGTCCGGGGTCGCCAGTTCGGTGAGAAACAGCGACAGGGACTTGACCGTTCCCGCTTCCCCGGCCACCTCGACATAGTCGCCGACACGGAAAGGGCGGAAGATCAGCAGCATCACGCCCGCTGCCACATTCGACAGGGTGCCTTGCATCGCCAGGCCGATGGCGAGCGACGCGGCGCCCAAGACGGCGATCAGGCTGGTGGTTTGGAAACCGAAGAGCTGCAGCACGGAGATGATTACCACCGCCAGCACGAAATAGTGGGCGGTGGACGCGGCGAAGACGGTGATGGTCTCGTCCACGCGCGCTGTGCGCCGGAGCGCCGAGCGGACGGCGCGGCCGATCATCCCGGCGGCCGTCCAGCCGACGACCAGCATGATGATGGCGTAAATCACGCTGAGGCCGTGGGTGGTCAGCATTTCGGCCACCGCGACCACCTGGGCGGCGACGAGGTCCTTGGTTTGCAGCAATTGGGATTCCATGGGGCGCTCTTCGGATCGTTGATCTTATGAGCGGACCGTAGCGGATACGCCCGCCATATCAACCGCGCGGGCGATGAAATCCAGGGCCCTGCCCGGAGGCATGCTAGCCGCGCAATGCGACGTCGAGCGCCGCTTGTGCGTATTCAAGCAAGGTGTCGCCATCGTCCAGCATGTCGTCGGGCACATGCACCAGGCGGGGCACGTTCACCCGTTTGCCCTGCTTTTCATAGGAGAAGATCTCCCCGCCTTCATCGATCAGCCGTTGCCGCAGGGTCTCGTCGGCCACCAGATACAGCCGCTCGCGCATGATCATGGCGAAATGCGTTCCCCGGCATCGCAGGCTGTAGCCGCTGAACATGCGGCGCGTGTCGAGCGCGCCCAGCGGCGCCAGGAGGTCAAACAGATGGTCGCGAAATTGCGGTGAAGGAGCAGCCATGTCAAGTCCTTGGCAATCCTTGCGAGACACCGGTGCCGACGCACGGGCGTCTGAGCGGAGCGGACGGGTTGCGGGCAGCGAGCGCGCCCGATACACCTTCAATCGCGAATGATTATAAGCAGGCGCGAAGAACAAAGAAACGGAGTGTATGGGGACATGAGCGACGAGCCGCGCGGAGATTTGACGACAAGAACGCTTGCGATGCCGGCGGACACCAATCCCGAAGGCGACATTTTCGGTGGCTGGGTGATGTCGCAAATGGATATCGCGGGCGGGCTTTGCGCCGCCCAGCGCGCCAAGGGCCGCGTCGTGACCGTGGCGGTGGACGCCATGCACTTCATCCGGCCGGTCAAGGTCGGCGACGTCCTTTGCGTCTACACAGAACTCGAGACCGTCGGCCGCACCTCGGCGCGCGTGCATGTGGAAGCCTGGGCGCTGCGGGCCCAATCCACCCACCGCGAGAAGGTCATCCAGGCGAGCTTTTCCTATGTGGCGGTCGACGGCAGCGGCCGTCCGCGTCCTGTGCCAGACGAATAGCGCCGCTCAGCTCCCGTTGTCGCGGCGCCTGAGCCGGTCGAAGGCGACGGCCAGAATGATGAAGCTGCCGACGAAGGATCCTTGCCAGAAGGTGGAGATGCCGAGCAGGATGAGGCTGTTGCGGATCACCTCGATCAGCGCCGCGCCGACGACCGCGCCGAATGCCGTGCCCGAACCGCCGGCGAGATTCGCGCCGCCGATCACGGCCGCGGCGATCACCGTCAGCTCCATGCCCTGACCGAGATTGGTGGTCACGCCGCCGAGCCATCCGACTTCCAGCGCGCCCGTGATTCCCGCGGTAAGCGCGGAAAACATGTAGACCGAGATCTTGATCC is a genomic window containing:
- a CDS encoding glycosyltransferase family 39 protein, giving the protein MTGRDPQGVQPMPIWLRPGALVLFVLALTLARLLAGGFSGLSEDEAYYRLWGLNPAWGYFDHPPMVGWWVALGHLVAGDTALGTRLIGILAAAFGSLAIWRTASLLYGARAAGWAVLFFNATFLIGIGSLITTPDAPSVLFWGLTLWALAEFLHSDNANWWLAVGFFAGLGLISKYSVLFLGVGIVLWLVWVPQARRSFATWQLWAGGLVAVLICLPVVWWNAAYEWASFVKQFGRAVPHGWTFKYIFEFIGAEIGLLNPLVAIPALVGFGCAAKRTALRREPVASLLLLTTAPFLAYLVVHAFHARVQANWPAPLLPAAVLVAAGMAAGVDAPRSVIGRIIRICRNAAVPVGVGLSLVFYVHAVWPLSGAAARKDPSFQIRGWEDIASQLVTLGTENNASWVATTSYGMTGQLAFALRHNNLPVVSLTERIRYVMAPEPDPALLRKPALYVSVARRDASLTLRDRFADVTPLTVLVRRVRGVALEEIRVYRVEGAAASPLDPLFPVFAN
- a CDS encoding ChbG/HpnK family deacetylase, which codes for MTMKRIVLTASDYGLAFGVDRSIRALVSAHRMSAVGCLVVSDLWSREFLPLRECVEQAGGRTAVGVTLVLSGAFEPLSANARKIFASRFPSPGYYSRRGRFGLLPDEILGQEIRAQFDRFTELYGEQPEFVTLHDALDRRAGVARLVVDALEDPISQGLAVMFHQPRRWGCRRQARRIAKLGGASNPGSAEMPASLDEDALQKFYWSTLDGEPDNTCVWCRPGNGDDRLRRIESVEAVELREAQLAYLKGHRFLLALTEKERFLF
- a CDS encoding alpha/beta hydrolase, translating into MTLDRYQHVALNLQGDDPRTLIMLHGTGGTAEDFARLGAMIAPEAAVLSLAGNVDENGMARFFRRTGEGVYDMDDLARRTHELDAFLEAVLAKHGRDPAKAIGIGYSNGANILANLLFTNPARLGAYALMHPLIPFTPAPNAALAESQVLITAGAHDPICPPALTDGLIDWLQSQGSTVEQLVHRGGHELRQEEIDRLAVWIAKPEA
- a CDS encoding ring-cleaving dioxygenase, which gives rise to MTHPVNGLHHVTAIASSPQGNLDFYAKVLGLRFVKKTVNFDDPDTYHLYYGDEQGRAGSVMTFFPWMDLPRGRAGTGEVGITQFSVPKGSLDFWARRLEAHGTKPDLRETVLGDDRIVFDDPDGTRLALVERTDDDRAPWLAEGIGEDAAIRGFFGVTLVLHETEPTATILTDLMNYRETHRDGALTRLRSNGDSAAGIVDIIAAPNLSPARQGAGRVHHVAFSVPTIADQSAIREKLAAAGIGVTPQIDRDYFMAIYFRTPGGVLFEIATEEPGFTVDEPLENLGQSLRLPSQHEPLRARLERNLPPLTV
- a CDS encoding LysE family translocator; the protein is MSIEFLLTSIVVVLLPGTGVLYTLSVGLGQGGRASVIAAFGCTLGIVPTVLASILGLAALLHTSAIAFQVIKYLGVAYLFYMAWSMLREGGALAVSGDARKIAPGRIILDAVLLNALNPKLSLFFLAFLPQFIPAGASNPMGLLLLLAATFMALTFVVFVGYGLCASLARRYVVSRPSVMVWLRRSFAATFGLLGIRLAFAGR
- a CDS encoding Crp/Fnr family transcriptional regulator, whose translation is MDEVAEFLEKSFSLQGLDPGLAQKLFALAHTMPIKAGTTLFETGDPGNGCYLVLEGSLKVSMLSVEGDEQLLAVLGPGHIVGELALLDGRPRSATVSALKTSKLSFVDRSAFERFADANPAVYRHMLKIVGGRLRQANDVLAARSFLPLPGRVAQTLLQLAEIFGKPLDGGRLLINYKLSQGDIANMAGAARENVSRVLNDWKRAGTISRISGYYCIEDRGKLERASAV
- a CDS encoding mechanosensitive ion channel domain-containing protein, whose translation is MESQLLQTKDLVAAQVVAVAEMLTTHGLSVIYAIIMLVVGWTAAGMIGRAVRSALRRTARVDETITVFAASTAHYFVLAVVIISVLQLFGFQTTSLIAVLGAASLAIGLAMQGTLSNVAAGVMLLIFRPFRVGDYVEVAGEAGTVKSLSLFLTELATPDNVQIIVPNSEAWGASVRNYSAHPTRRVDITIGISYEDDMDAAIATFRQTIGADARIHAMPEPFVAITNLGDSAVDVTLRVWCAAPDYWALKFDLIKRLKEALDTAGISIPYPHMQLVQQNAEKPDSTA
- a CDS encoding TfoX/Sxy family protein produces the protein MAAPSPQFRDHLFDLLAPLGALDTRRMFSGYSLRCRGTHFAMIMRERLYLVADETLRQRLIDEGGEIFSYEKQGKRVNVPRLVHVPDDMLDDGDTLLEYAQAALDVALRG
- a CDS encoding acyl-CoA thioesterase, with the translated sequence MSDEPRGDLTTRTLAMPADTNPEGDIFGGWVMSQMDIAGGLCAAQRAKGRVVTVAVDAMHFIRPVKVGDVLCVYTELETVGRTSARVHVEAWALRAQSTHREKVIQASFSYVAVDGSGRPRPVPDE